The DNA window GGGCGTGATCGTTTTGCCGATGCTCGGCGAAAATGCCTGCCTCACTCCTTCCGAGAAGGAACTCGTCATCCGCAGCGCACAGGAAGCGGCGGGCGGGCGGGTTCCAATTCTGTCCGGACTCGCCGAGATCACCCAGGCCGACGCCAATTTTCGTGCCCGTGAATTCGAGAAACTTGGTGTGGAGGGCCTGATGGCGTTCCCCACCCTTGGGTACAAGTCCGATGCTCGAGAGACAGCCGAATGGTACAAGAGCCTTGCCAGGGCCAGTGGGCTACCGATCATGATATACAACAATCCGATCGCCTATGGTGTCGACGTTACCCCTCGGGTTTTGCAGGAACTGGCGGACTCTCCGACCATCGTAGCCGTCAAGGAAGAGACCGGCGATGTCCGTCGCGTGACTGACATGTATGTTGCGCTCGGCAATCGGTATCAGATTTTCTGTGGCGTCGATGATCAGGTCGTCGAGAGCGTCGCGCTCGGTGCGGTCGGCTGGGTGTCGGGCATGACAAATGTATGGCCCAAGGAATGCGTCACGCTGTTCAACCTTTGCAACCAGGGGCGCAAGGATGAGGCGCTGCAGCTCTACAGATTGCTGACGCCGGCTTTCCACCTCGATACTCACGTGAAGCTCGTCCAGTACATCAAGCTCTCCGAGAGCCTAGTCTACGGCGCGCCCGAGTGGGTGCGTGGACCGCGCCTGCCGCTCGTTGGCGACGAGCGGGAATTCGTGACGCGCACAATCAAAGACGCGATCAAGCAGCTCGAAAACTACTCGCTGCCGCAGGCCGCATGATCTCTGGATCATCGTCATGATCTTCGGATCGTCATATTGAGAAGAACCTTGCGGACAGTGGCACTACGGTTGTCCGCCGGTTTCATCGCCGAATTTTGAAGCCGGAGTGAGACAGGTGCGTTCGAAGAAATACGATTATATTGTCGTGGGGTCTGGAGCGGCCGGCTCCATTGTGGCCGCCCGGCTCGGCGAGGACCGTAATGTCAATGTTCTCGTCCTCGAGGCGGGGCCGCACGACAATTCGATCTATGTTCGCATGCCCGCCGCAATGTCCTATCCGCTGACTGACAAAAAGCGGACGTGGGAATTCGAAACAGGGCCCGAGGCGGCTCTCGATGGCCGCATGGTCACCCATCTTCGCGGCAAGATGCTTGGCGGCTCGGGATCCCTGAATGGCATGGTCTATGTGCGGGGAAATCCGCGCGACTTCGACCGCTGGGCGGAAGATGGTCTTCCCAACTGGTCCTATGCCCATTGCCTTCCCTATTTCAAGAAACTGGAATCGTATGACAAGGGAAGCAATGAATACAGGGGCGGGCAGGGGCCAATACGGATCACGACGCTGAAGGCCGAGCTCGAGCCCTTCCGTGCGTTCCTGGAAGCCGGGCAACAGGCCGGGCACCCGTTGAGCGAAGACTACAACGCTTATCGCCAGGAAGGCGTCCATGCCTATCAGGCCAACATCGATAATGGTATCCGCGCGAGTGGGGGTAGGGCCTATCTTCGCCCAGCCATCAAGCGCGGCAATGTCGAACTGCTTTTGAACGCCCTGGTTCACAAGGTCGATTTCAGTGGGCGGAAAGCTGTCGGCGTCACCTTCGAGAAGGATGGCGTGGTTCAGTCAGTGGAAGCCGGGCGCGAGGTTATCTTGTGCGGTGGCGCCTTCAACTCGCCCCATGTGCTTCTCCTTTCCGGTGTTGGTCCCGCCGCGGAACTTGCCTCGTATGGGATCAAGAGCGTGGCTGACGTTCCCGGTGTGGGGAAAGGCTTGCAGGATCATGTCGCCGTATCCGTCAAGTACCGGGCCTCGCATAGAGGCGTGTCTCCGGCGGTCGACATGAACCTCATCAAGATGGCGTTCATCGGCGCACAATGGCTGTTCTTCAGGAAGGGCTTGGGCATTACCAATCTGTGGGAAGTCGGCTCCTTCTTCAAAAGCAGCGATTCCGTCGAGTATGCCAACATCCAGCACGAGTTCCTGCCGATGCTCGGCGAACTGATGCATGGAAAGGTCAACATCGAGGAAGGATTCCAATATCAGGTGTGCCTTGGCCGGCCGGAAAGCCGAGGGGCGGTGACGCTCAAATCTGCTGACCCGAGACTGCACCCGTCAATCGTGTTGAACTATCTCCAGCAGCAGCAGGACAGGCGGAATCTGATCGACGGCGTTCGTCATACTGACGAGATCATCCAACAAAGGGGTTGGGATAGCATCCGCGGCGAAGCCATCGTTCCCGGCCTGCGCAAGAAATCCGACGAAGAGGTCTTCTCTTGGCTCAAGGAGAATATGGGGACGCAATACCATCCGTGCTCGAGTTGCCGGATGGGCAATGACGATATGGCTGTCGTTGATGACGAAGGCCGGGTCCATGGTGTCGAAGGCCTCCGGGTGATCGATGCTTCTGTCATGCCGCGCATTCCCAACGGCAATCTCCACTGCCCGACAATGATGATCGCCGAGAAGATGGTCGATCGCGTGCGAGGTCGCCAGGCGCTGCCAGCGCAAGTGGCGCACTACGCCGACGAGAAGCGCTTGATCTGAAAATCCACCGGAGGCCGATCGGCCGCGGAGCCGGACTGCCTGGCCCGCGCCGCGCTCCATAAATGATTTGACTGCTGATTTATTATATCCAATATCCATTATAAAAACGTGAGTGAACCAACACGAAAGGGGAATGACATGGCGAAAGAACCGAAGACGTCTATGCTTGAAACAATCCAGTTCACCCGACGTACCGCGCTGCTCGGCCTGGCAGGGGCCGGCCTTGGAGTGTCGACGGGACGACTGTTCGTAACACCGGCCCGTGCGGCGGTTGGCGGCTCGTTGCAGATCATGGCGTGGGAAGGCTACGACATGACGAATGAGCTGCGGGAGTGGCGGTCGACCAATGGTGTCACCGCGGAAACCTCCTCGATAGCGTCTCAGGATGATGTCCAGGCCAAATTTATTGCCGGCAATCCTCCCCCCATCGATCTTGCCGAATATAATCAGGCCTACAGCAAGCTTTATATCAAGGATATGAAGATCGTTTCGCCAATCGATATGTCCAAGATACCGAATTACAACGCCGACAATCTCTTTGACGTATTCTTCGACAAGCCGACATGGTTCTCGGACGGAAAGCATTGGGGGTCGCCCTACATATGGGGCTTCAACACCCTCCTCTATAACTCCGACATGATTAAAAAGCCCACGTCCTACAAGGATCTGCTGGATCCAAGCCTGAAAGGAAAGATCGCGATAATGGACGATGCGACGGGCAACTGGCCGTTGATCGCCCGTCTGGTCGGCTTGGGAGACAAGTATCCTCTGCTGACCCGCGAGGAGTTAGGCAAGGCGTTCGAGAATTACGTCTTGTATCGAAACCAGGCGCGCCTGATCTCGATCAATCAGGGCGATGTTGCGAATTTCGTGGCATCGAAGGAGGTCGCGGCGGTTCTTGTCGCGGATCCGTCAATTATCACGCAGGTGCGCGCGCAAGGCGTGCCACTCGAAATGGCGATTCCCGAAGAAGGTCCGGTGCTGTGGGTCGACGCTTGGTTCATTCCCATATCGGCCGACAACATCGATACCGCGCACGCGTTCATCAACCAGTCTCTCGATCCCCAGATCCAGGCCAAGGTCGCGACGGCGGTCGTACAGGCGCCGGTTTCGAAGAAGGCCGTCGAGCTTCTGGATGCCGACGCTCGCAAGCGGATCGACTATTCGAAGATCAACGAAATATTCGCGTCTGGCTTGCCGGGTATTCCCCCCGTCGACGATGATGGCGAGCACGCGACCTATGCGGACTGGGTCCAGGCCTGGCAGGAATTCAAGGCAGGCTTGTAATCCACCGTAACCAGTCGTCGGGGCCGGTCGACGAGACCGGCTCTTGCGCTTTCTTGTTGAAGGAATTGCGATGACTCCATCACAAAGAACCGGAGGCGTTCTGGCCGCGCCGGCGGCAATCTACATGCTGTTGTTCTTCGTGGTGCCCGCTATATTGCTGTTCTCCTATAGTTTCTGGATGTCATCCGGCTTCCGCATCGTTCCAGACTTCGTGCTGACCAATTACATATCGGCGGTACGATCGCCGCTCTTCCTGCGGGTGACCTACAACGCAATCGTAATCGGTCTCGTCACCGCGTCCGTAACGCTCTGTCTATCGATCCCTGTCGGATATTACCTGACTTACGTCGCCAGATCGAAGATTATCTTCTATCTCGTTCTCGTCACGTGGTTCTCCAGCTACCTCGTCAGAATCTACGCCTGGCGTACATTGCTTGGCACCAACGGCCTGCTCAACGCGGTGTTGCTTCAACTCGGGATCGTCCACACACCCGTCCAGGCGTTCCTGTTCAGCCCATTTGCGGTCGCGATAACGTTGACCCACATCTATCTGCCATTCGCGATTCTGATGGTCGTTTCGGCGATGAGCGAGATCAAGGCGGAGCTTATCGAGGCGTCGCGCGATCTCGGCACATCGGCCTTGGGGGCCTTCTTCCGGGTTGTCGCTCCCAACGCCGCGCAAGGCCTTATCGGAGCCTTCATGCTGACATTCATCCTTGTCGCAGGCGACTACGTCACGCCGCAGATGGTCGGCGGGTCCTCAGGCCAAACGACCGGCCTTCTTATCGCGGATCAATTCCGAAAGACCGGCAATTGGCCGCTCGGTGCCGCCCAGGCCTTTCTCATGTTCCTTGTGTCGCTGGTCATCTATGCGCTCGTGCTTGCCCTAGGCCGCCTCACGGGACTCATTCCGGCCAGGCGTAAAACCAAACCTGCCAAGGAGGTTGCGTGATGTTGCTGAAGGCGGTCGTCTACGCGACCTTGGCGTATCTCCTGATTCCGCTCGTCGTGATCGTCTTGTTCAGCTTCAATGCGGAGCAATCGTTTTCCTTTCCCATCAACGGTTACAGTCTGAGATGGTACGCGCTGATCTTCGAGGATCCGCAGCTTGGCCAGGCTCTCGTCAAAAGTCTGATGATCGCCACGGCAACAGCTATCGTCACCCTTGTCCTTGGAACGGCCGCGTCCCTTGCCTGGTTGCGGCTAGGGAGGATTGGCCGAAGCGTTCTCGAAATCCTGTGCATCACCCCGATCGCCCTGCCTGGCCTCTTCCTTGGTGTCTCATTGCTGGTCTTGGCCGCGCAGCTGGGCATCCGTCTTTCGACGGTCACGATCGTCGTCTCTCACGTCGTTCTGTCCGTGCCGATGCTCATGATCGCCATGCGGGCCCGGCTTGCGCTTTTCGATCGAACACTCGAAGAGGCCTCCCGCGACCTTGGCGCCTCGCAGATCGGGACATTCAGGAGGGTAACGCTTCCGCTGATCGCGCCGACCTTGATCTCCTGCGCGATCCTGAGCTTTGCCTTGTCGTTTGACGAGTTCGTCGTCACGTCATTTGTTGCCGGCACCGAAACCACCTTGCCCATGTACATCTGGTCGATGATGCGCCGCACGGTCACGCCACTGATCAACTCGGTCTCGACGCTCGCCCTTTTGTTCTCGATCGCCGTCATGGCGATCGGCTTCCTCGTCGGGCGGTTCAAGCGAGCATCGGCCCTGTCAGAACGCGCGTCCTCTTGAGGCTACGAATGAACACTGGAATATCAACAGAAGCACCGTTGATTGAACTGTCGAACGGTCAAAAACAGTTCGGCCTTTTTCAGGCCCTGACCGACATCAATCTCACGATCAACGAGGGGGAGATCGTGACCTTGCTCGGCCCGAGCGGCTGCGGCAAAACCACCTTGATGCGCATCATCGCCGGCTTCGAGGCGCTCACATCCGGTACTCTGAAGATCGACGGCAAGGACGTCGCTGCGTTGCCCCCGG is part of the Mesorhizobium loti genome and encodes:
- a CDS encoding ABC transporter permease — translated: MLLKAVVYATLAYLLIPLVVIVLFSFNAEQSFSFPINGYSLRWYALIFEDPQLGQALVKSLMIATATAIVTLVLGTAASLAWLRLGRIGRSVLEILCITPIALPGLFLGVSLLVLAAQLGIRLSTVTIVVSHVVLSVPMLMIAMRARLALFDRTLEEASRDLGASQIGTFRRVTLPLIAPTLISCAILSFALSFDEFVVTSFVAGTETTLPMYIWSMMRRTVTPLINSVSTLALLFSIAVMAIGFLVGRFKRASALSERASS
- a CDS encoding ABC transporter substrate-binding protein, encoding MAKEPKTSMLETIQFTRRTALLGLAGAGLGVSTGRLFVTPARAAVGGSLQIMAWEGYDMTNELREWRSTNGVTAETSSIASQDDVQAKFIAGNPPPIDLAEYNQAYSKLYIKDMKIVSPIDMSKIPNYNADNLFDVFFDKPTWFSDGKHWGSPYIWGFNTLLYNSDMIKKPTSYKDLLDPSLKGKIAIMDDATGNWPLIARLVGLGDKYPLLTREELGKAFENYVLYRNQARLISINQGDVANFVASKEVAAVLVADPSIITQVRAQGVPLEMAIPEEGPVLWVDAWFIPISADNIDTAHAFINQSLDPQIQAKVATAVVQAPVSKKAVELLDADARKRIDYSKINEIFASGLPGIPPVDDDGEHATYADWVQAWQEFKAGL
- a CDS encoding ABC transporter permease; its protein translation is MRFLVEGIAMTPSQRTGGVLAAPAAIYMLLFFVVPAILLFSYSFWMSSGFRIVPDFVLTNYISAVRSPLFLRVTYNAIVIGLVTASVTLCLSIPVGYYLTYVARSKIIFYLVLVTWFSSYLVRIYAWRTLLGTNGLLNAVLLQLGIVHTPVQAFLFSPFAVAITLTHIYLPFAILMVVSAMSEIKAELIEASRDLGTSALGAFFRVVAPNAAQGLIGAFMLTFILVAGDYVTPQMVGGSSGQTTGLLIADQFRKTGNWPLGAAQAFLMFLVSLVIYALVLALGRLTGLIPARRKTKPAKEVA
- a CDS encoding dihydrodipicolinate synthase family protein; translation: MNNWTGVFPAVTTKLNQDGSINVQANQSAIDRLIANGVSGVIVLPMLGENACLTPSEKELVIRSAQEAAGGRVPILSGLAEITQADANFRAREFEKLGVEGLMAFPTLGYKSDARETAEWYKSLARASGLPIMIYNNPIAYGVDVTPRVLQELADSPTIVAVKEETGDVRRVTDMYVALGNRYQIFCGVDDQVVESVALGAVGWVSGMTNVWPKECVTLFNLCNQGRKDEALQLYRLLTPAFHLDTHVKLVQYIKLSESLVYGAPEWVRGPRLPLVGDEREFVTRTIKDAIKQLENYSLPQAA
- a CDS encoding choline dehydrogenase, which translates into the protein MRSKKYDYIVVGSGAAGSIVAARLGEDRNVNVLVLEAGPHDNSIYVRMPAAMSYPLTDKKRTWEFETGPEAALDGRMVTHLRGKMLGGSGSLNGMVYVRGNPRDFDRWAEDGLPNWSYAHCLPYFKKLESYDKGSNEYRGGQGPIRITTLKAELEPFRAFLEAGQQAGHPLSEDYNAYRQEGVHAYQANIDNGIRASGGRAYLRPAIKRGNVELLLNALVHKVDFSGRKAVGVTFEKDGVVQSVEAGREVILCGGAFNSPHVLLLSGVGPAAELASYGIKSVADVPGVGKGLQDHVAVSVKYRASHRGVSPAVDMNLIKMAFIGAQWLFFRKGLGITNLWEVGSFFKSSDSVEYANIQHEFLPMLGELMHGKVNIEEGFQYQVCLGRPESRGAVTLKSADPRLHPSIVLNYLQQQQDRRNLIDGVRHTDEIIQQRGWDSIRGEAIVPGLRKKSDEEVFSWLKENMGTQYHPCSSCRMGNDDMAVVDDEGRVHGVEGLRVIDASVMPRIPNGNLHCPTMMIAEKMVDRVRGRQALPAQVAHYADEKRLI